The Quercus robur chromosome 3, dhQueRobu3.1, whole genome shotgun sequence DNA segment ttaactcTTTCTCTAAAAATTTGTTACACGTTGAGtgttaatttgaaaataagaatggaggtttaagtcttttttcttatatttttataatttgatagttagggGAGAAGAGATTTAAACCATGAACATTTTTGTTTGAAACACCCAAAAATgtcaattgagctacaaaacTATTGgctcaatttattatttttattaaaagttgAAATGGTTTAAGGCCTTTATCAAAATTGCTAAACATGGCAAATTCTACTAAAGAGCTTTTGACAGCCCAAAGAGTGTGACAGGTAAAATTGAAATGCGTCTTCAAACTCTTCTATATAAATCTAAACCAACCACCTCTTAGGCATATTGCTACCTCTCGAGCACATAAGTGCTTGGGGTATTATGAGGAGTAGGGTTTGAGTAGCAGTATTAGAACTTCTAAccccaaaaaatttatataataaaaaaaaaagaaaaagaaaaactcttttatataaatcttagaaaacaaaaataagaaattcaatACAAGGTGATAAAGGTAAGATAGCTTTAAACTTATTAGACAATAGTCTCATCACAAGGACGTGCAataagactctttttttttttttttttttgagattagtgtcataattttttgaaGTGAGATAAAATTTGAGGAAATCAAAGGAAATGTTGAAAGAGATTCAAAAAAGTGAAATTAGTAGAAAAttgcggaaaaaaaaaaatacacaaacttaaaaaacaatcatttcAACAATGTAAAAGGAAACAAACCTTTTTGAAATTGGAGATGGTGATGAAGTGAGTAAAATATTAAGGCAATCCAAAAGTGTATGTAAAGAAACGTGTGAAATATATCTAAATAGAGATGGGGTGaactaatttttagaaaaaagatATGTGAAACGTAGTTATTGGCACTTTAAAATTGTTTCTAACcgtttataattattaaaaaaaaaaaacaagttttaattAGTTAACCAAAACTTTTGGccaatttattttggtaattaggaaaaaaaaaaaacccccataaattttagtattaaaaaggGAGATATAAAAGAGGCCAAAATTTaggaatttaaatttgaaatgtgGATAGGagaaacatggatggaaaaactattttttcaaattatctaaaattttgGAGTTTTAAAATCAGTAATTTTACGTATTTAACCCTACAATTTAAAGTTTCTAAACATGTGAATTTTATGATATTTTGAGCATTAAAAAGTAAGGATCCAATGAAGAAAaacccttaaatagtagtataaataataaaataactcaaGTAATTAATAATTAGCCTCATCATATGTGCTACATGCATGATCATAGATTTTTTCCCCCCATTGTTTCAAGATAAGTAATTGTTTAGATGTggaaaagtttaaaatttttgcatAGTTATAGCTATGTtaatatttaatgttattttaatagttagaaatattgataaaaaaaaaaaagagaacaaaatgaaattttgcaTAGTTATgtaccttttattttaatttttttaatgaaaaattgaaaatacttttttattattaatttctgttttttggaaaatcaaaTTGAATAAAATGAGTACTAGACAATAACAATACAAAATTGGTGAAAATCTtgattataattaatataaatgtTGGGTCTAAGTACAATTTACCTAATTACACTGATAGCTCTTATCCTAGGAaaacagtatatatatatatagagagagagagagagagagagagagagagagagagagagagagagagagaaaagataatTCAATAGACAAAAGAGTAGAATTTAAATATTGAACGACTttgtttaaaatataagaaaaatgtcaATTCAACATTTCAACTccaaggttttattttttttaataaatattattttaatctaacATAAGCATGATTAGGCTATTAATACCCAGTATTGGGCCCACCATTCAGCAAAAAATGTATTGGGCCCAccaatacattttttaaaacataattcCCAATAGCCCCctaaaaacaaacagaaatcTCATTgcttttttggttaaactgatGTCATGTCACCACCCAAACGGGCCAAACCCAAAGGTGCCACACTGCTCTTGCCTCTGTGTTTTCCTTCCCAAATGAAATACTCACCACCCCTGCGCATTTCTAATGCTCTTTACTTGTTTTAGTGACaccaacccaaaaacaaaaaaaagatccTATTGGCTTGAGTTTCAGAACCTCTCTCTGGTTAGTTTCTTCTCCTTAAACTCTTATCTCTCaatgtttgtgtgttttttcttaaagaattcATTGTCTATTGTTTGGTTTGGATTTCTTATAAGCTTGAGAATTGATTTCTGGGTTGTGCTTGAATTTCACGTGGGGATTTAATAAGAAGACCTTTGTGTTTGGCATGTAGTGTTTGCTACTGGgtcaattttacttttttttctgcCAGTAATATTGGGTTGGTTGTGTTTCCCACCACTTTTTTGTATATGGGCATTTGAGAATTTTAAGGAATAACACATTGCCTTGTTTGGTTTGGTGATTAAGGTGAACTATCCTTAATTGCATGTGTCTTTGGTTGCTGCATGTGTCCTGACTTAGTTATATATGCCTTTGATAGCATTTGGAATTAAATGGGTTTGTTTAATTTACTTTGAGCTTGGCTTCTATTCTTGCAAGTTGAGATTTTGAGGAATGAATTTATTTCCATGTCGTGTAGTGATTAAGGTGGTGTTTCATTGAATGCAAGTTTGCATGTTTGATGTATGCTATATGGACTAgtcattttgtttctttgtatttgatttctatttgaagtATATATATCATAGTCATGAGAATTTTtcaacctcaaaaaaaaaaagaatgttgaTCTGTTTTGTTGTTTGTACACGCTGACAAAATCTTTCACTCggttaatttttcattttatggtGGGTTTTGGATTAAACTTTTTACATTTCTTATTCTTCTGCTAAATGTTTAAAATCTTGACATTATCCAAAGCAACCATCTCTGTACTCTTTTTCTCAAACTCACTGTGTTTTGATTGATTATCCAATACGTTGATCAAAATATGAACTTTTAGCTGAATATTCTAAATTTTGGACCATACtcttctaaactttgtccaaGTTTTTGGATTCAGGGCTGAACTTTTACATGCCAATTACAATTACAGGATTCATCCAAGTTGACTGGATTTCTAAATTCCATGAATATATAAAGAAACAACATAATGTTTCGTAATCCATTTCAAATATTCAAAGTTGGGATTAAGTCTTGGTTGACTTGCCTTTTCGTTTTCCTTGATCATTCAGGCCATTTTACATACATGTTATAAAAGCAAGGTAATAATCCTGTCATCTTTCTTGAGTTGCTGTTTGGCAATGTTCACAAAATATTGTCAGAATCGAGCTCCAAATTCCCATGACAGAGATTAAGTTGGCAAATCTTTTTCTGAAATAAACTCTAATATACAAGGCAAAGTGGTATAATTGTTAATTGTGTCATAgaaattgttatttttgcaaTGAAATTGTAGATTACTCATTAGTTTAATGAGGTTGAAAATCAATCATGGTCCACATTGTTTGTTGGTCCCTGCTAAAGTTTTTTATGTATCTAATGCCTGTCATTCTTGTGTGACATGTTTCTGGCCCATGCAAAGTTTGTTAACGTACCTTCATAGGATTTTTAGTTTCAAGAAAAAGCGGATCCTGTCCAGCATGCTCATTTTGTCTATCATGTGAAGGCCcacagaattttttttccccgcAAAATTAGTTGActgatttgttttcttctgtATTCTCTGAATTCTTGTTTATTCTTTGTATACCACTAGCCAAAAACCACAATTTGATGACAGCCTGTTAAATTTTTCTGCCTTAACGGTTAAACATATTTCCTGATTATTGTCAATAGGgccatattttttaaaagcttCCAGTTTAATTTGGGTTTCTGTAAAATTGCTGATAATGGGCTCTTTCATCATCAGCAGAAATCATTTTGAGTCtgaacaacacacacacacgcaaaGCCTTCTCAAGTGCCTACTATTGTTTGAATTATAGTAGATACAAAGCTACATCGTCTAATTTATATAGTTATCAGCATAGGCTGGCCCTAATCTATATTCCAATTCCAATAAAGTAAAAGAAGTGTTGTGAGCAGTTAAGAATGTAAAAAACCTTGACATACTGACATAATTGCCAATTTGGTCACATTGGGGTCATGGCCTGTATATATTGGTTAGTTCATTTAGATGTATACCAAGTCATGtattctagtatttttttttttccttgaggaATAACCCAAAATGTTTAACCAaatcaattatttattaaatatggGCAGTGCAATACACACGATACactaacaaatttatttataactgTAGTATGGTTTTACCTCCTCCAGTATGTGAAAATAAGTATCagtaaataatttcttttacaGTCTTCACAAAAAATGGTGAAAAGTAACTCTTCTCTCCTGAAATTGGAGGGCCTGAATTGATGAAAGAATTTTTGATACTGAAGATAGTGATATGCATGTTTAATATACTGTTTATGAAATTCAACGtataaaatctgaaatttattGAATATTGTCAAATGATTTGGCAGTGCATATTTAAATGCCTTTTTTATTTGGATAGTTAAGCATATTATAATTGTCTTTGATCTGAATATTACTCTATAGTTGGAATTTTCCCCATTTTGTGTAGCTGCATGCCTTAATCATCAATGGGTTTACGTTTTAAATGTCTTCTTAATTCAATCTGCATATTGCTGCAATTCACATAGAATTGATTTGTATTGTTAATAGCTAGCAATATTTTTCCCTCATGCTTGTGACGAATAACACTCCCAACTATAGGTAAACAAACTGAGCTCCTATTCCTTCTTTGTTGGACTGTTACTATCTTGATAAATCTGCAGCTACCAATTTCTTGTTTAGCAAAGTAGTAAGGTTGATTTTCCAACTAAGAAGAAGCACATTCTACAACAGCTTTACTCATTGAATATCTCCATATGATCTATGAACTTAAAATTCCTTTGATATACTTTCAAGACTTGCACCAGCTAAAACTACCCAAAGAGGTGTATTAGTTGTGTTTTTAAAGCAAGATACTCATATTGTGTCCAAAACATCACAAATCCCTCTTTGATAGTGTTATCCAGATTCTTTCTAGCCATTTGTGATAACCATAGTGTAATTTCTTGATTGTAATTATTTCAAGAATATAACTAATGGATTTTAATATGTCAATTTTGTGGCAAATCTTCACTTAAAAGGGTGCTTCAAGGATAATTAGACCATATATTCTGGGTGCTATCCAGCACATCACATCTTCGTTCTGAAACCTTCTTTGGGAACATCTCAGTGTATTTCTGGACTGGTTCTACAAAGGGCGTGGCTTTTAGAACTTTGTTTAGAGTGTGGATGTTGATATGTGTTGGTTCAGAGCTAAAATTCACTCCCCTAGTAGTTGTTCTTTTCTTTAACAGTGTTTGGACTACTGGCCTGTGTCAAGATCTTAAAATGATTCTCTAAGATCAGCTGCACCTTCTTCCCCTTTTTCTCTGATAAcctatgaaaatataaatttggtTTCCATTCTTTATGGTTTTGGACAATGCAGCATGCTCTTTCTAACAAAGATATTAATCATTTGAAAGGGATTTTTATAGATTCCATAAAATATAGTACCCTTAAGTCATGGTATTGTGCATTACGTGCCCTCAAATGTTGCAGAGTTTACTATATAGGACAAAGAATTTAGTGAAGAATCTATCAAAAAAGAATTTAGTGAAGAACACAGGAGCGTCAATGCTAAACTCTTTCTAGTAACTTTACTTGCATGTATTTCATCTCATCTATTGATGCTATGCTTTTTGTCAAACtcttttttataactaaaaaatcATTGTGTCTTGTTGTCTTGTTCAATTCTAATAATCTTTGTGGCATTTTTATGCAGACCTCTGATTTATAACATCACTAGTGGCAATGGATGGCTCATCTCAGATTAGTGAACCTATTACTTCTGGGGGATTAGAATCTAACAATGTACAAAGTCATATACTAGATGATAATCAGCTTTTCCTCTTGTACTTCATCATGGGTACTTACTTTGGCCCGGATCTCAAAGGGGAGAGGCTGCAAAAGTCAGTTTTGCAAAGAATAGCTGAGGGACTTCCTCCATATACTTCTGATCATCTATCTGGGACCCACATGAAAACAGTGGAAGTAGAACGGGTGTACTATTATGTACTTAGGAAGGCTGCTGAATCTGTCGCCATAAAATTACCGTTGTTGTACCAGTTCTTTGAAGGAAATGTCCCTGCTCAGGGACAGGACCCTGCTGCCAATTACCCTCAATTTCCTGATCTCTTTCCTCTGCAATTGCATCCTCATTCAAGGTTCAAAAATCGACATAAAATCATTGAGAACATTGTATTTGTTAACAACCCAGAGATCGTTTACATTAAGCCAGAGGATATTGAAAGGTTTAAGAGGCTAACTGGGCTGGAGGATTTTCTTTTGGATAGAGATGCAGCAAGGTTGCACACTTCTATATATGGTGCTGGTTTACATAATGCAGCAGTGCAGGAGGATGAGTCTAACAGAGAGTTGCCTTCCCCAAGTTCTTCCCGTGGTTCTCAGAAAACGAGACGCATAGATGATATCCTCAACCCACAGGATCATCAGCAACATTTCCATTTTGTGGCACCTATCAGTAGTGTGCCATATAGTGGTAAACCTATGATGTATAGTTATATGGCTTCTTTGCCAACTAAAGATGATTCCAATCCCATGGAGAAAGTTGGTCCGGCTAtgatttttcttccttctcaccCAACTAAAAAAGAGTGGACTAATATTGTAGCTGCTACCAAAAGTGGATTTGCATTGACTGGGAGTGCAGCCATGGGACAGGTGGGACCAGTTATAGGACTCATGGACATTGGGGAATGTGACGACTCGTACCTCTTTCGTGTGTCTCTTCCAGGAGTGAAAAGAGATGAAAGTAAGTTACTAATTAGgactaaaaaaattacttatgaCAGTTGCTGTCCGTGGTAGCTGTAAAATGTCTTTAGGACTGATATTTTGTATCATGCATTCTAAATATATGAAACTCCTCTTGTTTATTTtgcattatatattttatagatttaGGATATCTTAAGGAATGGAATTTTAACTTCATGGCAGTGTATAGGAGAATGGCacaacccccacccccccaatctttctgcttttatttttggtgatGTCTTCGTTGTATTGATGACTGAAAGTGCTAACTTGACATCAAAATCATCCAGTGTTTCCCTATTGCTCTTATAGCCTCTTGTTTCACCCTGATGGGTCTTACTATCAATGattgatataatttttctcTCACTGCAGGGGAATTTAGCTGTGAAGTTGAAATTGATGGCAAAGTATTGATACAAGGAGTGACAACGACTGGGGAGAAAACAGTGTACAGGTACTCCCAAGTGTTTGAAATGCAGACACAGAACCTCTGTCCACCTGGACACTTCTCCATATCATTTCAGCTGCCTGGTCCAGTTGATCCTCAACAGTTCTGTGGTAATTTTGGCACTGACGGGGTTCTTGAGGGAATTGTGATGAAAGGGAGACATCAAAATGATCAATAACCTCATGTGTTGTTAAAAATCTTCATCTTAATGCATTAGAGGGGTCACTGTATAATCTGGTTAGAAGTTCTAGGTTGATGAGTTTTAAGAACCATTGTATATCATCTCCATCtgttgttaattttattttccttaaataTTGTTTTCCTGTTGGGATTTTGATGCGACAGTGGCTTAGTTTTACGCCTTCCATAACCTCCTTTCTTTGGCCCCTGATATACCCTACAACAAATCCAAACCCATGTCATAGAGGATTTCCGAAAGAATATTTGAGGATGAATCGTGGCTGACTATTCTTGTTTATACGAATACAAAAATTAGTAATAGAGATTGAGCATGTTGACCCTTATTTCTGGGTATCATCTCATTGTATAAGGTTTTTTTACCCAAATTCAGGTGCTCTACCCCATTCAACAGAGTATGTCAACCCTTTGATGCACATGCGATTTCTGGCAAAAGTCAGCATATGATTTTCTTGGCGCTTAGGAAATTCCCAATTAAAGAAAAGCAACAGTAAAATTGTATCGCATAGAAGGAAGACCCTACTCAAAAGGATTACCTAAATAATGCATGCAAAATAAATCTTTCAAAAGTTTGCGTAGCCcttatccttaaaaaatatgttttagaAGTGTCTTGGGCTCATTTTGATGTCATCTCCAAGAAGGCAATTTGGGTAGGTTTAACCACTCAGGTTCTACCGAACAAAACTCTCCATTCTCCAATGTCGAATCAACTGGGGCATGGAAGAATTACACAAATATCTTCTGAGCATTTTCATTACAAAGGTATTAGTTCCCAGCCTACTGATTGGCACTAGGTTATGTCGGTAGAAAAGTTGCATCTCTATCTTATAAGATACAAAGCACCTTCCAGGCCTTCGATGACAATTTCACATAATTCCAACATATTATCTGCTACTATTCCTTCCTAGTAGCTAGATGGAAATCATCTTGCATAggcaaagaaagaaacaaatccatagaaaaagaaaactattgtTTCATTTGTGCTCATCAAAGATGGAGGCATTACTTTTAAGTTGATTTCTATTCATTCATCTCAAGTAACAAGTTTTGGctaaaacaagaaataaataaaacaagcaagaaagaaaCTCCAGCTCAATCCAGCCCAATCAAGATTGGCTATTCTTCTCAAGCATAGTTATCTACATAAAGTTTGCTTGTCTTTAGCTCAAATCTTGATTGATTGTACTTCTTCATTACTAAGACGTCCCTAAACAGTGCGTTGACATTCCCCAGATATCTTGAGAAACAACAACTCtgccaaaaaaaggaaaaaaaaaaaggtaagcaAAAAACAGACGTACATGAAATGCGAAACAGAAGCAATAGTCCTAgaagacaagaaaaaaagataaaaaatgttatttttatgtTCAAAACATATCAAATCCACCTAAACATTAAGTAAAACTCATCTTTATGTTTACAAAAAGTGCAAAATGCCTCACTGCATTAGAGGATATTTTGACTGACAAGTGCAGGAACTCATGTAagattttttaaatcaatatagcaTGCTCAGGtttctcatatatattttaaaagggAGGGAAAAATCCACAAGGGATTGGAGGCTTGGAGCATGTTATTGCAAGCTTCTTGTTATTCCTTCCCCGAGAAAACTTTCTCAGAGCCTACAGCCCGATCCATCTTAAGTCCAAGATATTTAGATCGTCCCTTTTACTTGGTGTTGCTTTTGCTAAACCCAAATGTAGAACTCAAAGGGCACAACCTCCAGCAGTGACAACTCTAAAGTAAAATGgcatattttttgtgtttataccTCCCTTAATCTAAAAAGAGAATGACAAAAAACTAGGCTTTAAGGTGTCAAAGGATGAATAGTCAACATAACAACTAGAGTTCTGACTAGAATAAAGCAAACCAAATttattatgagaaaaaaaaaacattgtagcaTGGGAATTATCCATAAAACTACAGCTAAATTTATGAATAAATGCCATGTCATGATAAATGAGAAGATCATAAAATTTGTCTtatcaaaaagagaagaatGTAAAATTTGGTTACCTAAATCACCATAGTTCCAATTTTCATCAGAAAAATCTAAGACAagatacattttatttatttatttatttttatagttggATGCGGAGACTTGAACCTTGGATGTCTCTGTTGGAAATACCAAAAAATGtcagttgagttacaaggctcttggtaAGACAGAagacaaattttgaaaaaaaaaaaaaggggagggaAAAGTGAAATTAAAGCAAAAACACTGATCTTTACATGTTTAAATGACCACTTCACTATTTCAGCTTTCATACACAACCCGGCAATAAATGGAAATGAATACTTACGCTACTCAGCTTCCACGCAACAGCTTCTAATGATCTGAGGGCGATGGCTGTTGGTCTGGTGCCTGTGGCCACATCTGTTGAGCCATGTAGGCATGCGACTGCTGAGCATACATAGCTGGGTCCATCACAGGCTTACCCATGATCATCCCAGGAGTCCCAACCTGTGGAGCATGCTGAGATGGCATATAGCAGTAAGGGAGAGCATCAGCAGGCCCTCCAACAGGCATTGTTCCTCTTGGGATTGATGCAAGCACTTCATCTTTCAGATCCTCCCTTGGCACAATGTCAACCAAGAAATCAAAGATATCAGTCCTTGTGATTGCTGCTGCAATGTCATTCTTTTGAAGTGTCCTCCTTTTGTTCTCTTCTGTGTGATTCCAAGATCGCAAGGTCAACTCCAAGATGAACATTTCACATGCCCTGGCAAATATTACTGGTGCCTCAGCTGATATCATTCTTACATCCTCATCAGCCTTCATAATCTTTTTGATCCTTGCCAAAGGAAGGCTATGGTTCTTGAAATCAGTCACCTTCTCAATTTCTTGGTACTGATTTGCCCAAAAGGTTTGGAGTTGTTGCTGAAGTTGCTGTTGTTGCTGCTGGTGGATGTGCTGGTAAGCAAGTTGGTGTTGTGCAAGCTGAGCTCCAGAAGGCTGACTTGTAGATTGAATAGCCCCAACTGATGTAACCACTGATCCATGAGCCGGTGCCCCAGTCATTGGACCAGTCTGATATGGGTTAGTGGCATATGGCAATTGAGCTCCGCTACCAATCACTCCCATAGATGGGGCCTGGCTATGTCCTTGCTGATCCATTCTGATCAAACTAATAACACAAAACTTAATTCCTTCAATTTAATGCAACCataacaaaacatataaattagAATTAGGCACATATTTTGAAATGAATAGTCAAcatgatataattttatttaatattaaatgcATGAATGGAATTtgaatcaacaagtgtaaaatcttttttttttttaaatggtaagTTACACAAGCACCCAGTGAGCTTGAACcgcaacctcaccctccacctagcACTTACAAGAAGGAAGGTGCcagttgagctagagctcattggccaTCAACCAGTGTAAAATCTACCTTGTCAACAGGGCAGTAGGCTCTTAACTTTATCATTCCCAACGATGAAAGacatcaaacaaataaaaatttgattctGAGTTCAtcaaaattacaagaaaattcgTCAAAAAAACAGACCTCTTGATTTATCATTCAGAACCAAGCAGAAGCTCCTAGGTGCAGATATATAAACAATGATATGCACAGAAAAACAGTAAAATGGGTGGACATTAGTAATTATGagcttctattttttgggtagatgaaatttttttttgagatttaacaCAAAGGTTGGAAATTTATACCCAACAAAGCATAAGCATTATACAAAAATAGGCCTTTCTACACTTTCATTTCAAACCAGGATATACTTACCTCACAACCTGTACAAGAGATCTTCCATCTATTAATCATGAGGAGAAGCAGACAATATCTAACAgattaaattcaaacctaacAATGATATGACTATTATTGAATCAAACAGCACAAACCCCATTATAGCTCAAAAGGCTACCAAATTTACCTATGCCACAAAGATTCACATTCCCAAGAAACATAACCCAAAAAGAGTGTCATACAGAATAAACGCTCACAtgaacacaaacacatacatcttTGCATGTAAATATTAGAGAAAGATGTAAATTTGGAACCTTTTTTCAGAAGGATATAAGCTGTGTTCTTCAAGATTGAGGAcctgaaaaaagaaaggaaagaaatttaTGTATCAGAAAAATCTTTCCAGAGATCTGTTCTATACAACAGGAATTTTTATGGGTCGaagctatttttggaaaattctCAGTATACAAAAAGATCCCAAATTGGTTTTCATACCAAATttagggtttcaaaaaaaacaatttttttttattttttttgttagaaaaaagaaaaagaaaaaaacagtgATCAATGTTAGTTTTCTGGGAACGAACCTAAGAAGaaagcaaaggaagaaaggtAACGAAAAAGCTGAGTGTGTTTTTCGATTCTGACTTTAATACTGTCATAACCGAACTTTTATGGGTACCTTTGTTATTTCTGACTATATTACCCTTTAGAAAAAAGTTGCATATTTTTACCTccattaattaatttattagctagtttttagcttttacTTTCTTCCATTGTTATTCTAAACTAGCTATTCTAAACTCTCTTGTCAAAGTTAaatctcttattattattatttttttttagcttttactTTCTTCCATTGTTATTCTAAACTAGCTATTCTAAACTCTCTTGTCAAAGTTAaatctcttattattattatttttttttaagttaaatctcttcaaaccaataaaaaagaatgaaaagacaaaaagagTGGTTAATATCAATTTGCAAAATAAATCTTTAAATAAAGTAGATGCAATTTTTGGCCATAATCAGAACTTTTAACTCTTATTATAACTTTGATGTCTTTTTCAcctcttcctttttcttaaGAAATACATGAGAATACAAGTTACATAATGTTTTGGAAGATAAAAAGTAACTTGATTTTAAGAAGTAcacataattattttaaattagcTTTTCTACATTAATGACaaattatttatatgtatatttttctctattttttcataatatataatttctctATATGGAAGCACGAGATTATGAGagataattaaatatttaatattccTTAGCTTTAGAGATACTTGCTAACAAGGCCTTTTGAAAATATAtggcttattttgttaaaaaataaaatataattaggTATTTTGGGGCaataaaaatgtatattttttaaaaaggtaaaagataaatatttaaaagaataaaaaaatttcctaaaacagaggaaaagaaagaaacgaaTGAGGAAGCAACATCACGGTAGTTAAGCATTTTTGGCAGAGGTGTCAATGTTTGACCCAACCTACGAACACAACATGGGTTTTTGCGAGTTAGGGTTGAACCTTAACGGATTTGGGTCATAAACGATCGACTTGAAATCaacacgataa contains these protein-coding regions:
- the LOC126717084 gene encoding nuclear transcription factor Y subunit C-9-like, encoding MDQQGHSQAPSMGVIGSGAQLPYATNPYQTGPMTGAPAHGSVVTSVGAIQSTSQPSGAQLAQHQLAYQHIHQQQQQQLQQQLQTFWANQYQEIEKVTDFKNHSLPLARIKKIMKADEDVRMISAEAPVIFARACEMFILELTLRSWNHTEENKRRTLQKNDIAAAITRTDIFDFLVDIVPREDLKDEVLASIPRGTMPVGGPADALPYCYMPSQHAPQVGTPGMIMGKPVMDPAMYAQQSHAYMAQQMWPQAPDQQPSPSDH
- the LOC126717083 gene encoding increased DNA methylation 2-like, whose translation is MDGSSQISEPITSGGLESNNVQSHILDDNQLFLLYFIMGTYFGPDLKGERLQKSVLQRIAEGLPPYTSDHLSGTHMKTVEVERVYYYVLRKAAESVAIKLPLLYQFFEGNVPAQGQDPAANYPQFPDLFPLQLHPHSRFKNRHKIIENIVFVNNPEIVYIKPEDIERFKRLTGLEDFLLDRDAARLHTSIYGAGLHNAAVQEDESNRELPSPSSSRGSQKTRRIDDILNPQDHQQHFHFVAPISSVPYSGKPMMYSYMASLPTKDDSNPMEKVGPAMIFLPSHPTKKEWTNIVAATKSGFALTGSAAMGQVGPVIGLMDIGECDDSYLFRVSLPGVKRDEREFSCEVEIDGKVLIQGVTTTGEKTVYRYSQVFEMQTQNLCPPGHFSISFQLPGPVDPQQFCGNFGTDGVLEGIVMKGRHQNDQ